In Archangium violaceum, the following are encoded in one genomic region:
- a CDS encoding inorganic diphosphatase, which yields MNTDLTRVPLRGKDGAFHVVVESPRGSSVKLKYEPKLGAFTISKPLVHGLSYPFDWGFVPSTLAPDGDPLDALVYWDESTYPGVVLPCRALGVLKVDQKKKRGGGRERNDRLLVVPVSAARAENLSGIKDLSRRERDELAHFFTAAVAFADKDVRILGWEGPESAERMVGEAATEFEKTARR from the coding sequence ATGAACACGGACCTCACCCGCGTGCCCCTCCGAGGCAAGGACGGTGCCTTCCACGTCGTCGTCGAGTCGCCCCGAGGCTCCTCGGTGAAGCTGAAGTACGAGCCGAAGCTCGGGGCCTTCACCATCTCCAAACCGCTGGTGCACGGGCTGAGCTACCCCTTCGACTGGGGCTTCGTCCCCAGCACCCTGGCCCCGGATGGAGACCCGCTCGACGCGCTCGTGTACTGGGACGAGTCCACCTACCCCGGCGTGGTGCTCCCCTGCCGCGCGCTCGGCGTGCTGAAGGTGGACCAGAAGAAGAAGCGCGGCGGCGGCCGGGAACGCAACGACCGGCTGCTCGTCGTCCCCGTCAGCGCGGCGCGCGCGGAGAACCTCAGCGGCATCAAGGACCTGTCCCGCCGGGAGCGCGATGAGCTGGCGCATTTCTTCACCGCCGCCGTCGCCTTCGCGGACAAGGACGTGCGCATCCTCGGTTGGGAAGGGCCCGAGAGCGCCGAGCGGATGGTGGGGGAAGCCGCCACCGAGTTCGAGAAGACGGCCCGTCGTTAG
- a CDS encoding CHAD domain-containing protein, giving the protein MPRPTPIRGLGPESRLAEAARRIIASRLADVRHEEDALATGLTEDGVHDMRVSTRRLRAALKVFRGMGALAPLEREVKQLQDALGEVRDVHVQGAWLAQAARKEKSSKRAGLLALRTKVESQLGAKEKKLRRTMNRWADRTVPTLLREAKQLDGPGRYGGQRVRQQLRRRLRTVERLMEDYSAAPDALTAHELRKVVKKLRYEAEIFRPSLRRTMEGLLEALVPLQELLGELHDSDVRLGLLEGFAAEGSASERTAARALLERVREERAERAARTARELQRWHAEELARGLRRLLK; this is encoded by the coding sequence ATGCCCCGCCCCACGCCCATCCGCGGGCTCGGCCCCGAGAGCCGTCTGGCCGAGGCCGCCCGCCGCATCATCGCCAGCCGCCTCGCCGACGTGCGCCACGAGGAGGACGCGCTCGCCACGGGCCTCACGGAGGACGGCGTCCACGACATGCGCGTGTCCACCCGGCGCCTGCGCGCGGCGCTGAAGGTGTTCCGCGGCATGGGGGCGCTGGCACCGCTGGAGCGCGAGGTGAAGCAGCTCCAGGACGCGCTCGGCGAGGTGCGCGACGTGCACGTCCAGGGCGCCTGGCTCGCGCAGGCGGCCCGGAAGGAGAAGTCCTCGAAGCGGGCCGGGCTCCTCGCCCTGCGCACGAAGGTGGAGTCCCAGCTCGGCGCGAAGGAGAAGAAGCTGCGGCGCACGATGAACCGCTGGGCGGACCGCACGGTGCCCACGCTCCTGCGCGAGGCGAAGCAGCTCGACGGCCCCGGGCGCTACGGAGGCCAGCGTGTCCGCCAGCAGCTCCGCCGCCGCCTCCGCACGGTGGAGCGGCTCATGGAGGACTACTCGGCCGCTCCGGACGCCCTCACGGCGCACGAGCTGCGCAAGGTGGTGAAGAAGCTCCGCTACGAGGCGGAGATCTTCCGCCCCTCTCTGCGCCGGACGATGGAGGGCCTGCTGGAGGCGCTGGTGCCGCTCCAGGAGCTGCTGGGCGAGCTGCACGACTCGGATGTGCGCCTGGGACTGCTCGAGGGCTTCGCCGCGGAGGGCTCCGCCTCCGAGCGCACCGCCGCGCGGGCACTGCTGGAGCGCGTGCGCGAGGAGCGTGCCGAGCGCGCCGCCCGGACCGCGCGGGAGCTGCAACGTTGGCACGCCGAGGAGCTGGCCCGCGGCCTGCGCCGGTTGCTGAAGTGA
- a CDS encoding Hsp70 family protein: MRACGLDFGTSNTAIALPDGTVLPVSPGYSDPRLYRSVIFFPEDEREVYTGAPAIARYLEDNSGRFIQSVKSFLHSASFRATQIRGRTWLIEDLVALLLRRVREAATPLAGGAPEAVVLGRPAVFTPEPEADALAEQRLRRAAEIAGFTHIQFLIEPIAAALSYEAQLTRDELVLVADFGAGTTDLTLMRLGPSRRGNPDRRGDVVGSTGVRIGGDRFDAEIMRHKLLPRFGAGSTYKVRGFSDKRLPVPQHVMAKLLSWHEMSFIREKSTQELLELMQESSDKPAEAEALYDLVMDNLGYRLFRAIEAAKVQLSKEEETTIDFEEARIHLHERLTRAEFEAASESLLTQLREVTEGLLERCAGAGEVDAVFLTGGSSQIPAVRRLYSERFGEGRVRTRDAFTSVAEGLGRAAASL; this comes from the coding sequence ATGCGCGCCTGCGGACTCGACTTCGGAACCAGCAATACGGCCATCGCGCTCCCCGACGGAACGGTTCTCCCCGTCTCCCCCGGCTACAGCGATCCCCGCCTCTATCGCTCCGTCATCTTCTTCCCCGAGGACGAGCGCGAGGTCTACACGGGCGCCCCGGCGATCGCCCGCTACCTCGAGGACAACTCCGGCCGCTTCATCCAGTCCGTCAAGTCCTTCCTCCACAGCGCCTCCTTCCGCGCCACCCAGATTCGCGGCCGCACCTGGCTCATCGAGGACCTCGTCGCCCTCCTGCTGCGCCGCGTCCGCGAGGCCGCCACCCCCCTCGCTGGCGGCGCCCCCGAGGCCGTCGTCCTCGGCCGCCCCGCCGTCTTCACCCCCGAGCCCGAGGCGGACGCGCTCGCCGAGCAGCGCCTGCGCCGCGCCGCTGAAATCGCCGGTTTCACCCACATCCAGTTCCTCATCGAGCCCATCGCCGCCGCGCTCTCGTACGAGGCCCAGCTCACCCGCGACGAGCTGGTGCTCGTGGCCGACTTCGGCGCCGGCACCACGGACCTGACGCTGATGCGTCTGGGGCCCTCGCGCCGCGGCAACCCGGACCGGCGCGGCGACGTGGTGGGCTCCACCGGCGTGCGCATCGGCGGTGACCGCTTCGACGCGGAGATCATGCGCCACAAGCTGCTGCCCCGCTTCGGCGCCGGCTCCACCTACAAGGTGCGGGGCTTCAGCGACAAGCGGCTCCCCGTGCCCCAGCACGTCATGGCCAAGCTACTCTCCTGGCACGAGATGTCCTTCATCCGCGAGAAGTCCACCCAGGAGCTGCTCGAGCTGATGCAGGAGTCCAGCGACAAGCCCGCCGAGGCCGAGGCCCTGTACGACCTCGTCATGGACAATCTCGGCTACCGGCTCTTCCGCGCCATCGAGGCGGCCAAGGTGCAGCTCTCCAAGGAGGAGGAGACCACCATCGACTTCGAGGAGGCCCGCATCCACCTGCACGAGCGCCTCACCCGCGCCGAGTTCGAGGCCGCCAGCGAGTCCCTCCTCACCCAGCTGCGCGAGGTGACCGAGGGGCTGCTGGAGCGCTGCGCGGGCGCGGGCGAGGTGGATGCCGTCTTCCTCACCGGCGGCTCCTCGCAGATTCCCGCCGTGCGCCGGCTCTACAGCGAGCGCTTCGGAGAGGGGCGCGTGCGCACCCGGGACGCCTTCACCTCCGTGGCCGAGGGACTCGGGCGGGCCGCGGCGTCCCTCTGA
- a CDS encoding cellulase family glycosylhydrolase → MRAPFLVVLLLSVVACGEDSLEELQAEASDCPEAPVMRLGETPSAAVLLNAYYLQEEAARDLRRGRAESPAVEETLAKAAALGVWAVRTTGYNDAADKRGDSAIQVAPLQYDEVSLRGLDLVLTRASAYGVKLVLPLGNYWDAYGGTRRYVEWAGLPSPVEGDARFFTERAVIEHYKAHVARLLSRVNTFDGLRYGEHPAVLAWELLNEPRGKGLDPDGVAMRAWVDEVAAVVKEYAPGHLVGTGEEGFDTSPAGYDELFWRGTGTSFFEGGTSFRRNTASPFIDFASVHFYPEAYGVKPDFTARAGAHWFSEHAAIARDLGKPLLIGEFALRNREGFSLDERRALYRGWFRCAWRTGVGASGPWMFANDARPDDWDDFTFYYRDGTVPADPRNRYADLIVEAAALSGKR, encoded by the coding sequence ATGCGAGCCCCTTTCCTGGTGGTGCTGCTGCTCTCGGTGGTGGCGTGTGGCGAGGACTCCCTCGAGGAGCTCCAGGCGGAGGCCTCGGACTGCCCCGAGGCGCCGGTGATGCGGCTCGGCGAGACGCCCTCCGCGGCGGTGCTGCTCAACGCCTACTACCTCCAGGAGGAGGCCGCGCGCGACCTGCGGCGCGGCCGCGCCGAGTCGCCCGCCGTGGAGGAGACGCTCGCCAAGGCCGCGGCGCTCGGGGTGTGGGCCGTGCGCACCACGGGCTACAACGACGCGGCCGACAAGCGGGGGGACTCCGCCATCCAGGTGGCCCCGTTGCAGTATGACGAGGTGTCCCTGCGCGGGCTGGACCTGGTGCTCACCCGGGCCTCCGCGTACGGGGTGAAGCTCGTCCTCCCGCTAGGCAACTACTGGGATGCCTACGGGGGCACCCGGCGGTACGTGGAATGGGCCGGGCTGCCCTCGCCGGTGGAGGGGGACGCGCGCTTCTTCACCGAGCGCGCCGTCATCGAGCACTACAAGGCGCACGTGGCCCGGCTGCTCTCGCGCGTCAACACCTTCGACGGGCTGCGTTACGGCGAGCACCCGGCGGTGCTGGCCTGGGAGCTGCTCAACGAGCCGCGCGGCAAGGGATTGGACCCGGACGGCGTGGCCATGCGGGCCTGGGTGGACGAGGTGGCCGCCGTGGTGAAGGAGTACGCGCCCGGGCACCTGGTGGGCACCGGCGAGGAGGGCTTCGACACCTCCCCCGCGGGCTACGACGAGCTCTTCTGGCGCGGCACGGGCACCTCCTTCTTCGAGGGCGGCACCAGCTTCCGCCGCAACACGGCCTCGCCCTTCATCGACTTCGCCAGCGTGCACTTCTACCCGGAGGCCTACGGCGTGAAGCCGGACTTCACCGCCCGGGCGGGCGCGCACTGGTTCTCCGAGCACGCGGCCATCGCCCGGGACCTCGGCAAGCCGCTGCTCATCGGCGAGTTCGCCCTGCGCAACCGGGAGGGCTTCTCCCTCGACGAGCGGCGCGCCCTGTACCGGGGCTGGTTCCGCTGCGCCTGGCGCACCGGGGTAGGTGCGAGTGGGCCATGGATGTTCGCCAACGATGCCCGTCCGGACGACTGGGACGACTTCACCTTCTACTACCGCGACGGCACCGTGCCGGCCGACCCCCGCAACCGCTACGCCGACCTCATCGTCGAGGCCGCCGCCCTCTCCGGAAAGCGCTGA
- the def gene encoding peptide deformylase, whose protein sequence is MVLKIVQTGEPVLRRRARELTPEEMTSLAIGQLIALMRDTMRDAPGVGLAAPQVGVDVRLAVIEDRAEYQAALPPAELAARERQPVPFHVLINPRLVVEDPTPVEFHEGCLSVSGFSALVRRARAVRVEAFDEKGQPVSISARGWYARILQHEIDHLDGTLYIDRMEPRSFSTLDNHRRHWASRTVEEVRQALGLNEPRG, encoded by the coding sequence ATGGTCCTGAAGATCGTCCAGACGGGAGAGCCGGTGCTGCGCCGGCGCGCGAGAGAGCTCACCCCCGAGGAGATGACGAGCCTCGCCATCGGGCAACTCATCGCCCTCATGCGCGACACCATGCGGGATGCTCCGGGCGTGGGCCTGGCCGCGCCGCAGGTGGGGGTGGATGTGCGGCTCGCGGTCATCGAGGACCGGGCCGAGTACCAGGCGGCCCTCCCACCCGCGGAGCTGGCCGCGCGCGAGCGCCAGCCCGTGCCCTTCCACGTCCTCATCAACCCGCGTCTCGTGGTGGAGGACCCGACACCCGTGGAATTCCACGAGGGCTGTCTGAGTGTCAGCGGCTTCTCCGCGCTGGTGCGCCGGGCCCGCGCCGTGCGCGTGGAGGCGTTCGACGAGAAGGGTCAGCCCGTATCCATCTCGGCGCGCGGCTGGTACGCCCGCATCCTCCAGCACGAGATAGACCACCTGGATGGCACGCTCTACATCGACCGGATGGAGCCGCGCAGCTTCTCCACCCTGGACAACCACCGCCGCCACTGGGCCTCGCGCACGGTGGAAGAGGTGCGCCAGGCCCTCGGATTGAACGAGCCTCGGGGCTGA
- a CDS encoding SRPBCC domain-containing protein: MSPTLDVRNLQHSVELSAAPEAIYDALLDARQHAAFTGFDAEIDAREGGAFSTCEGRNRGYTLVLVPGRRIVQAWTHRDWPEHHYSIATFDLAPMGRGTRLTFTQVGVPAEAYAWLDEGWRTTYWGPLARYLAMRRRG, translated from the coding sequence ATGAGTCCGACACTCGATGTCCGCAACCTGCAGCACTCGGTGGAGCTGTCCGCCGCGCCGGAGGCCATCTACGACGCGCTGCTGGACGCACGGCAACATGCCGCCTTCACCGGCTTCGACGCGGAGATCGACGCACGCGAGGGCGGGGCCTTCTCCACCTGTGAAGGACGCAACAGGGGCTACACGCTGGTGCTCGTGCCCGGGCGGCGCATCGTGCAGGCGTGGACGCACCGGGACTGGCCCGAGCACCACTACTCCATCGCCACCTTCGACCTGGCGCCCATGGGGAGGGGCACGCGGCTCACCTTCACGCAGGTGGGGGTGCCGGCGGAGGCCTACGCATGGCTCGACGAGGGCTGGCGCACCACCTACTGGGGACCCCTCGCGCGCTACCTCGCCATGCGGCGCCGGGGGTGA
- a CDS encoding cyclic nucleotide-binding domain-containing protein, which yields MAIQPADIPLLVRQYKDSAAANILQGKPEEALADYRKVVDLSPHDTAARLKVAELLAQLGHRQEAVREFHYLAIRYAAEGHTIHAIAACKLILAIDPEHQATQENLASLIAMQSAEERQHPERTEPLEAATESPKRVPTPLFSQLPRDVFVALLGELEMRRVAGGERIITEGERGNSMFILEQGTVRVVHTPENGQPRTLAELGEGSFFGEMGLISDAPRVASVIATRDCTLLEVTREMLTRLGARFPVLEQVVQQFYKDRLLDTLLKTSPLFQPLSDEQKQAIAERFQSRSVEPGTVLLQQGQRSHALHLLLRGRCSVVHQDLKGTELPYPDMTEGAIFGEISLMLDLRITATVRAATPCLLLVLDQDTVKERVLTHPEVRRRLTQLTRERLDRTATMLAEGAEVQDSFLI from the coding sequence GTGGCGATCCAACCCGCCGATATCCCGCTGCTGGTCCGGCAATACAAGGACAGCGCCGCCGCCAACATCCTGCAGGGGAAACCCGAGGAGGCTCTGGCCGACTACCGCAAGGTGGTGGACCTCAGCCCGCATGACACCGCCGCCCGCCTCAAGGTGGCCGAGCTCCTCGCCCAGCTCGGACACCGGCAGGAGGCCGTCCGCGAGTTCCACTACCTCGCCATCCGCTACGCCGCCGAGGGCCACACCATCCACGCGATCGCCGCCTGCAAGCTCATCCTCGCGATCGATCCGGAGCACCAGGCCACGCAGGAGAACCTGGCCAGCCTCATCGCGATGCAGAGCGCCGAGGAGCGCCAGCACCCCGAGCGCACCGAGCCCCTCGAGGCCGCCACCGAGTCGCCCAAGCGCGTCCCCACGCCCCTCTTCTCCCAGCTCCCCCGCGACGTCTTCGTGGCCCTCCTGGGCGAGCTGGAGATGCGCCGGGTGGCCGGCGGCGAGCGCATCATCACCGAGGGCGAGCGCGGCAACTCCATGTTCATCCTGGAGCAGGGCACCGTGCGCGTGGTGCACACGCCTGAGAACGGGCAACCGCGCACGCTGGCCGAGCTGGGTGAGGGCTCCTTCTTCGGAGAGATGGGGCTCATCTCGGACGCCCCGCGCGTGGCCAGCGTCATCGCCACCCGGGACTGCACCCTGCTGGAGGTGACGCGGGAGATGCTCACCCGGCTCGGTGCCCGCTTCCCCGTGCTCGAGCAGGTGGTGCAGCAGTTCTACAAGGACCGGCTGCTGGACACCCTGCTCAAGACCAGCCCCCTCTTCCAGCCGCTCTCCGACGAGCAGAAGCAGGCCATCGCCGAGCGCTTCCAGAGCCGAAGCGTGGAGCCGGGGACCGTGCTGCTCCAACAGGGACAGCGCAGCCACGCGCTCCACCTGCTGCTGCGCGGCCGCTGCTCCGTGGTGCACCAGGATCTCAAGGGCACCGAGCTGCCCTACCCGGACATGACGGAGGGCGCCATCTTCGGGGAGATCTCCCTGATGCTCGACCTGCGCATCACCGCCACCGTGAGGGCCGCCACGCCCTGCCTGCTGCTGGTGTTGGATCAGGACACCGTGAAGGAGCGGGTGCTGACCCACCCCGAGGTCCGCCGGAGGCTCACCCAGCTCACCCGCGAGCGGCTGGACCGGACGGCCACGATGCTGGCCGAGGGCGCCGAGGTCCAGGACTCCTTCCTCATCTGA
- a CDS encoding chalcone isomerase family protein, translating into MHSRREVARGWRGDAKDMSGPRLRGVRWLVLALALVAGTAEARVMAGVRLPDSISLAGKELALNHVDLKKKLFFEIYVWGLYLEQKPSSMREAIAFQGPKQLQLHFRRSIKREQLADAFRNFLSHSKAAGSPEMRRNSELLVQSLRGVRKGDKLLITYLPDQGLLISGEGSRGAVIPGKDFADALFSAWLTENPIYDRD; encoded by the coding sequence ATGCATTCCAGGCGAGAGGTGGCGAGGGGCTGGCGGGGGGACGCGAAGGACATGAGCGGGCCGAGGTTGCGGGGAGTGCGGTGGCTGGTGTTGGCGCTGGCGCTGGTGGCGGGGACGGCCGAGGCCCGGGTGATGGCGGGCGTTCGCCTGCCGGACTCCATCTCCCTGGCGGGCAAGGAGCTGGCCCTGAACCACGTGGACCTCAAGAAGAAGCTCTTCTTCGAAATCTACGTCTGGGGCCTCTACCTGGAGCAGAAGCCGTCCTCCATGAGGGAGGCCATCGCGTTTCAGGGGCCCAAGCAGCTCCAGCTCCACTTCCGGCGCAGCATCAAGCGCGAGCAGCTGGCGGATGCCTTCCGCAACTTCCTCTCGCACAGCAAGGCGGCCGGCTCGCCGGAGATGAGGCGCAACTCGGAGCTGCTCGTCCAGTCGCTGCGCGGCGTGCGCAAGGGCGACAAGCTCCTCATCACCTACCTGCCGGATCAGGGACTGCTCATCTCTGGCGAGGGGAGCCGGGGCGCCGTCATCCCCGGCAAGGACTTCGCCGACGCGCTCTTCTCCGCCTGGCTGACGGAGAACCCCATCTACGACCGCGACTAG
- a CDS encoding erythromycin esterase family protein, which translates to MNPFDEEEGGRGFRPELIEGVRTAAIPLTDEDSDFDALIESIGDARFVLLGEATHGTHEFYKARAHLTRRLLTERGFSAVAVEADWPDALRLNQYVHGEGTDADVVHAFDNFQRFPRWMWRNQDVLELVEWMRQHNAARGKDAPRVGFYGLDLYSLHASMREVVRYLETRDPRAAERARARYACFDRFGSDPQSYGHATAYGFEDPCEAEVIEQLLELRRREVRDGLLEEDALFHAEMNARLASDAEAYYRTMYAGRNESWNLRDTHMADTADALSEYLGRRYGQPGRLVIWAHNSHLGDARATQMGDQGELNLGQLMRERHGKETFNVGFTTYSGTVIAAKEWDEPGLRRRVRPALPGSYEAIFHEVGLPGFLLRMEDLGEAGSGLRERRLERAIGVIYAPHSERYSHYFHADLPAQFDAVLHYDLTSALKPLDRDAGHEEEDAADTWPYGI; encoded by the coding sequence ATGAACCCGTTTGATGAAGAGGAAGGCGGCCGGGGCTTCCGTCCGGAGCTCATCGAGGGTGTGCGAACCGCGGCCATCCCGCTGACGGACGAGGACTCGGACTTCGACGCGCTCATCGAGAGCATCGGTGACGCACGCTTCGTCCTGCTGGGCGAGGCCACCCACGGCACGCACGAGTTCTACAAGGCACGCGCCCACCTCACCCGCCGCCTCCTCACCGAGCGTGGCTTCTCCGCGGTGGCGGTGGAGGCGGACTGGCCGGACGCGCTGCGCCTCAACCAGTACGTGCACGGCGAGGGGACGGACGCGGACGTGGTGCACGCCTTCGACAACTTCCAGCGCTTCCCCCGGTGGATGTGGCGCAACCAGGACGTGCTGGAGCTGGTGGAGTGGATGCGTCAGCACAACGCCGCGCGGGGCAAGGACGCGCCCCGGGTGGGCTTCTACGGGTTGGATCTCTACAGCCTGCACGCCTCCATGCGCGAGGTGGTGCGCTACCTCGAGACGAGAGACCCCAGGGCCGCGGAGCGCGCGCGGGCCCGGTACGCATGCTTCGACCGCTTCGGCTCGGACCCGCAGTCCTACGGCCATGCCACGGCGTACGGCTTCGAGGACCCCTGCGAGGCCGAGGTCATCGAGCAGCTGCTGGAGCTGCGCCGGCGCGAGGTGAGGGACGGGCTCCTCGAGGAGGACGCGCTCTTCCACGCGGAGATGAACGCGCGGCTGGCGAGCGACGCGGAGGCCTACTACCGGACCATGTACGCGGGGCGCAACGAGTCCTGGAACCTGCGCGACACGCACATGGCGGACACCGCGGATGCGCTCTCCGAGTACCTCGGCCGCCGCTACGGGCAGCCGGGCCGCCTGGTCATCTGGGCGCACAACTCGCACCTGGGCGACGCACGCGCCACGCAGATGGGGGACCAGGGCGAGCTGAACCTGGGCCAGCTGATGCGCGAGCGTCACGGCAAGGAGACGTTCAACGTGGGCTTCACCACGTACTCGGGCACCGTCATCGCCGCGAAGGAGTGGGACGAGCCGGGCCTGAGGCGGCGGGTGCGGCCAGCGCTGCCGGGCAGCTACGAGGCGATCTTCCACGAGGTGGGTCTGCCCGGCTTCCTCCTGAGGATGGAGGACCTGGGCGAGGCGGGCTCGGGCCTGCGCGAGCGGCGGCTGGAGCGCGCCATCGGCGTCATCTACGCGCCACACAGCGAGCGCTACAGTCACTACTTCCACGCGGACCTGCCAGCGCAGTTCGATGCCGTGCTGCACTACGACCTGACCAGCGCCCTGAAGCCGCTGGACCGGGACGCGGGCCACGAGGAAGAGGACGCCGCGGACACCTGGCCCTACGGCATCTGA
- a CDS encoding alpha/beta fold hydrolase encodes MILESFQIGEGQRPTVLLHGFLGTGRNLRSLATAWSEVDKSRRFLLVDLTGHGTSPRLPPGATLSTVAADVLETARAAGLRGPLDLVGHSLGGRVSLAASLRSPEDVASVTLLDITPSPIASNLSESGKVMEILRAAPLSAPDRKTMRAELTGRGLSGPLADWLVMNLEPAPDGGVRWRFDRESLAEFHGRVNGEDLWAALERPGAKVRCIRGGRAHYVSDADVARMEALGCPVATLPEAGHFVHVDAPDALLRWLTNAPGSGQG; translated from the coding sequence GTGATTCTCGAGAGCTTCCAGATAGGAGAGGGGCAGCGGCCGACGGTGCTGCTGCATGGTTTCCTCGGCACGGGGCGCAACCTGCGCTCGCTGGCGACGGCATGGAGCGAGGTGGACAAGAGCCGCCGCTTCCTGCTGGTGGATCTGACGGGCCACGGCACCTCGCCGCGGCTGCCTCCGGGCGCCACCCTGTCCACGGTGGCCGCGGATGTGCTGGAAACGGCGCGCGCTGCGGGACTGCGCGGGCCGCTGGACCTGGTGGGACACTCGCTGGGCGGCCGCGTGTCGCTCGCCGCGAGCCTGCGCTCCCCCGAGGACGTGGCCAGCGTGACGCTGCTGGACATCACCCCCAGCCCCATCGCCTCCAACCTCTCCGAGAGCGGCAAGGTGATGGAGATCCTCCGCGCCGCGCCGCTCAGCGCGCCGGACAGGAAGACGATGCGCGCGGAGCTGACGGGACGCGGGCTGTCCGGGCCGCTGGCGGACTGGCTCGTCATGAACCTGGAGCCGGCACCGGACGGTGGCGTGCGCTGGCGCTTCGATCGCGAGTCGCTCGCCGAGTTCCACGGGCGGGTGAACGGGGAGGACCTCTGGGCCGCGCTGGAACGCCCGGGAGCGAAGGTGCGCTGCATCCGCGGCGGCCGGGCCCACTACGTCAGTGACGCGGACGTGGCGCGGATGGAGGCCCTGGGCTGCCCCGTGGCCACGCTCCCCGAGGCGGGCCACTTCGTCCATGTGGACGCCCCCGACGCGCTGTTGCGCTGGCTCACGAATGCTCCCGGCTCCGGCCAGGGCTAG